From the Astatotilapia calliptera chromosome 6, fAstCal1.2, whole genome shotgun sequence genome, one window contains:
- the krt222 gene encoding keratin-like protein KRT222 isoform X1, with amino-acid sequence MSMDSLQDSSHTMWGLNARLKSFLEQVNRLQEENQRLEAQIASWGVRNTARSQDWSKQEQTVKELRAQVGKLLMENAQLALESDSMKSRAAAIQARCETEERNTRRLEEEVALLRETKRTADHSSMILHAEVHRSMTELQEMHREFEAARALQLQRASSCDALLATATAAAAAAGGREEEDGTGMELTQLLDRIRAQCEQSRLPSPGERHLGLGAISNPAPGLVGPPHAGAGAAAASRTHRGALSEEEAAWAQVSLGGAALREARAELAEARKQWHSLQVEIETLHALEKGLETSLQHTQRLYSSQLQDLSQVIAGLESELEQVRSGLATQRQRHNQLLNTKMRLEREIATYRRLLEREEGRYMGRTAQPMVLRPWRSSVVEPKENGLENGFSDLAVTPDEPKSEPLPDIPSLLPTENGLKKSILYRQRSLVILTEPELDKDLPISTVKTQEILQGNVVQESAEGHGTIETEKIDKVIKQWEGSFFRGNPKLRKKSVSLRFDLHMAAADEGCAQTKQDSLPDVEVRLIMKRSRSIPTITQ; translated from the exons ATGTCCATGGACTCGCTGCAGGACTCCAGTCACACAATGTGGGGCCTGAATGCTCGCTTGAAGAGCTTCTTGGAGCAGGTGAACCGGCTGCAGGAAGAAAACCAGCGGCTGGAGGCTCAGATAGCCAGCTGGGGGGTCAGGAACACCGCGCGTTCCCAGGACTGGTCCAAACAGGAACAGACCGTCAAGGAGCTCCGTGCCCAG GTCGGTAAACTACTGATGGAGAATGCTCAGCTGGCTTTAGAGTCTGACAGCATGAAGTCCAGAGCGGCTGCCATCCAGGCCAG GTGCGAGACCGAAGAGAGGAACACCAGGCGTCTGGAGGAAGAGGTGGCTCTGCTCAGGGAGACCAAGAGGACGGCAGATCACAGCAGCATGATACTGCATGCAGAGGTTCACCGCTCCATGACAGAGCTGCAGGAGATGCACCGGGAATTTGAG GCAGCCCGGGCTCTGCAGCTGCAGCGGGCCAGCTCCTGTGATGCTCTGTTAGCGACGGccacggcagcagcagcagcagcaggaggaagggaggaggaggatggcaCAGGGATGGAGCTCACCCAGCTCCTCGACCGAATCAGAGCGCAGTGCGAACAGAGCAGACTCCCCAGCCCGGGGGAGAGACACCTCGGCCTGGGCGCCATCTCAAATCCAGCCCCCGGCTTGGTCGGGCCTCCTCATGCTGgagctggagcagcagcagcatccagAACACACAGAGGAGCCCTCAGCGAG GAGGAGGCAGCGTGGGCGCAGGTGAGCCTCGGCGGCGCCGCCCTGAGGGAGGCACGGGCCGAGCTAGCCGAGGCCAGGAAGCAGTGGCACTCGCTGCAAGTGGAGATTGAGACCCTACATGCTTtg GAGAAAGGCCTGGAAACGTCCCTCCAGCACACCCAGAGGCTCTACTCCAGCCAGCTGCAGGATCTTTCCCAGGTGATCGCTGGGCTGGAGAGCGAGCTCGAGCAGGTGAGGAGCGGGTTGGCCACCCAGCGTCAGCGCCACAATCAGCTTCTCAACACTAAGATGAGGCTGGAGAGAGAGATTGCTACTTATCGCCGTCTGCTGGAGCGCGAGGAGGGAAG ATACATGGGTCGTACTGCACAGCCGATGGTTCTGCGGCCATGGAGGTCTTCAGTCGTGGAGCCAAAGGAGAATGGACTTGAAAATGGTTTCAGTGACCTCGCCGTTACTCCAGACGAACCCAAGTCAGAGCCCCTCCCTGACATACCTTCACTCCTCCCAACAGAAAATGGGCTGAAGAAAAGCATACTGTACAGACAGCGAAGCCTGGTGATACTCACAG AGCCAGAACTAGATAAGGACTTGCCAATCTCCACTGTGAAGACTCAGGAGATCCTTCAAGGCAATGTGGTGCAAGAAAGCGCGGAGGGTCACGGCACCATTGA GACAGAGAAGATTGATAAGGTGATAAAGCAGTGGGAGGGCTCCTTCTTCAGGGGGAATCCCAAGCTGAGGAAGAAGTCCGTGTCGCTGCGCTTCGACCTGCACATGGCCGCGGCGGACGAGGGGTGCGCCCAAACTAAACAGGACAGCCTCCCCGACGTGGAGGTGCGTCTCATCATGAAGAGATCCCGCAGCATCCCGACCATCACGCAGTAA
- the krt222 gene encoding keratin-like protein KRT222 isoform X2 yields the protein MENAQLALESDSMKSRAAAIQARCETEERNTRRLEEEVALLRETKRTADHSSMILHAEVHRSMTELQEMHREFEAARALQLQRASSCDALLATATAAAAAAGGREEEDGTGMELTQLLDRIRAQCEQSRLPSPGERHLGLGAISNPAPGLVGPPHAGAGAAAASRTHRGALSEEEAAWAQVSLGGAALREARAELAEARKQWHSLQVEIETLHALEKGLETSLQHTQRLYSSQLQDLSQVIAGLESELEQVRSGLATQRQRHNQLLNTKMRLEREIATYRRLLEREEGRYMGRTAQPMVLRPWRSSVVEPKENGLENGFSDLAVTPDEPKSEPLPDIPSLLPTENGLKKSILYRQRSLVILTEPELDKDLPISTVKTQEILQGNVVQESAEGHGTIETEKIDKVIKQWEGSFFRGNPKLRKKSVSLRFDLHMAAADEGCAQTKQDSLPDVEVRLIMKRSRSIPTITQ from the exons ATGGAGAATGCTCAGCTGGCTTTAGAGTCTGACAGCATGAAGTCCAGAGCGGCTGCCATCCAGGCCAG GTGCGAGACCGAAGAGAGGAACACCAGGCGTCTGGAGGAAGAGGTGGCTCTGCTCAGGGAGACCAAGAGGACGGCAGATCACAGCAGCATGATACTGCATGCAGAGGTTCACCGCTCCATGACAGAGCTGCAGGAGATGCACCGGGAATTTGAG GCAGCCCGGGCTCTGCAGCTGCAGCGGGCCAGCTCCTGTGATGCTCTGTTAGCGACGGccacggcagcagcagcagcagcaggaggaagggaggaggaggatggcaCAGGGATGGAGCTCACCCAGCTCCTCGACCGAATCAGAGCGCAGTGCGAACAGAGCAGACTCCCCAGCCCGGGGGAGAGACACCTCGGCCTGGGCGCCATCTCAAATCCAGCCCCCGGCTTGGTCGGGCCTCCTCATGCTGgagctggagcagcagcagcatccagAACACACAGAGGAGCCCTCAGCGAG GAGGAGGCAGCGTGGGCGCAGGTGAGCCTCGGCGGCGCCGCCCTGAGGGAGGCACGGGCCGAGCTAGCCGAGGCCAGGAAGCAGTGGCACTCGCTGCAAGTGGAGATTGAGACCCTACATGCTTtg GAGAAAGGCCTGGAAACGTCCCTCCAGCACACCCAGAGGCTCTACTCCAGCCAGCTGCAGGATCTTTCCCAGGTGATCGCTGGGCTGGAGAGCGAGCTCGAGCAGGTGAGGAGCGGGTTGGCCACCCAGCGTCAGCGCCACAATCAGCTTCTCAACACTAAGATGAGGCTGGAGAGAGAGATTGCTACTTATCGCCGTCTGCTGGAGCGCGAGGAGGGAAG ATACATGGGTCGTACTGCACAGCCGATGGTTCTGCGGCCATGGAGGTCTTCAGTCGTGGAGCCAAAGGAGAATGGACTTGAAAATGGTTTCAGTGACCTCGCCGTTACTCCAGACGAACCCAAGTCAGAGCCCCTCCCTGACATACCTTCACTCCTCCCAACAGAAAATGGGCTGAAGAAAAGCATACTGTACAGACAGCGAAGCCTGGTGATACTCACAG AGCCAGAACTAGATAAGGACTTGCCAATCTCCACTGTGAAGACTCAGGAGATCCTTCAAGGCAATGTGGTGCAAGAAAGCGCGGAGGGTCACGGCACCATTGA GACAGAGAAGATTGATAAGGTGATAAAGCAGTGGGAGGGCTCCTTCTTCAGGGGGAATCCCAAGCTGAGGAAGAAGTCCGTGTCGCTGCGCTTCGACCTGCACATGGCCGCGGCGGACGAGGGGTGCGCCCAAACTAAACAGGACAGCCTCCCCGACGTGGAGGTGCGTCTCATCATGAAGAGATCCCGCAGCATCCCGACCATCACGCAGTAA